In a genomic window of Methanosarcina horonobensis HB-1 = JCM 15518:
- a CDS encoding GrpB family protein encodes MSIGLKRNTVILESFSSEWGKYFELEKERILGAVGDKILTIEHVGSTSIKSSVAKPIIDICIGISNYSAGFEFVKGLEDLGYKYLGERGVEGRHYFLTDSDCVKVHIHMFDLKSDQYLNHILFRDYLNCHPEDLKKYNELKEQLIIEKVSREEYTRRKEPLINEILIKAKRCRKEADLI; translated from the coding sequence ATGTCAATTGGTTTAAAGAGAAATACTGTTATTCTGGAAAGCTTTTCCTCTGAATGGGGCAAGTATTTCGAGTTAGAAAAAGAGAGGATACTGGGTGCAGTAGGAGATAAAATACTTACAATAGAGCATGTAGGCAGTACCTCAATTAAAAGCTCCGTTGCAAAGCCGATCATCGATATCTGCATCGGGATAAGTAATTACTCCGCAGGCTTTGAATTTGTGAAAGGACTTGAAGACCTTGGATATAAGTACCTTGGGGAACGCGGAGTAGAGGGCAGACATTATTTTCTAACGGACTCTGACTGTGTAAAAGTTCATATTCATATGTTTGATTTGAAGTCTGACCAGTATCTAAATCACATTTTATTTAGAGATTATTTGAACTGTCACCCTGAAGATTTAAAAAAATACAATGAACTTAAAGAACAATTGATAATAGAAAAAGTATCTCGTGAAGAATATACCAGGCGAAAAGAACCTTTAATAAATGAAATACTTATTAAGGCAAAACGATGTAGAAAGGAGGCAGACCTTATCTAA
- a CDS encoding RNB domain-containing ribonuclease — protein sequence MHIRKANQILHLSDTMPDMLRGITIDDVTTRDMDDAIWVETMENGGWHVVVMITDVAKVIHKHSELDQLAISRVETRYYANGNSPMLPRRLADGKFSLWPGESKYVLVVDIILGMDLSIREIKISRTAMTSEAKIAFSDVPGILSDKEHTQHALIKLASQLANGLLMQRRNHGALAFYDLGKGLVTSEEGSLRQLKRREDTIGYVIIQELMILANMAVAEYAVKNDIPILFRNHTARSATPEREDLLKLLESIAVIPEVNIATVRHTAYMMLNRAEYGPVILGHFGLNLGAYTHFTSPIRRYADLVNHQQIRAYIRNEPLPHSKEEIQAIASHINLKHLENDKAKSEYMKEKAYKEAEFAILRNRIENASDTDFERITKFLIRKGGDCPEAYRDVFQKRLGKLPIICTGLVLLQAPDGERWTELKRAVLEELATAPHHAVSIFDIAQHIPGWQMPIYEVTETARGNIPVFTALSAIRVGDREYQSAAYEDLTKKGAMQRASVDLLATILGLPTPDLKTKVADLPASKGEMTINTSKDPIFALQEYCQAKKLPLPAYSFETEGSTNKPTFTCTCTFGSSTSTGQAGKKQRAKRLAARAMIYTLVSGS from the coding sequence ATGCATATAAGGAAAGCAAACCAAATTTTGCACCTAAGTGATACTATGCCAGATATGCTCAGAGGCATTACGATCGATGACGTGACAACCCGGGACATGGATGATGCAATCTGGGTGGAAACCATGGAAAACGGCGGCTGGCACGTCGTGGTCATGATCACGGACGTCGCAAAAGTAATTCACAAGCATTCAGAGCTTGATCAACTTGCGATATCCCGGGTAGAGACCAGGTATTATGCAAACGGTAACAGCCCGATGCTGCCCCGGCGGCTCGCAGACGGGAAGTTTTCCCTATGGCCGGGAGAGTCGAAGTATGTCCTCGTTGTGGATATCATCCTCGGCATGGATCTGTCAATCCGTGAAATAAAGATTTCGCGGACTGCGATGACCAGCGAAGCAAAGATAGCTTTCTCTGACGTCCCCGGCATTCTCTCTGATAAGGAGCACACGCAGCACGCTCTCATCAAGCTCGCAAGCCAGTTAGCGAACGGTCTTTTGATGCAGCGCCGTAACCACGGAGCGCTGGCATTCTACGATTTGGGGAAGGGGCTGGTGACGAGTGAAGAAGGATCGCTACGGCAACTGAAACGCAGGGAAGATACTATCGGCTACGTTATCATCCAAGAGCTGATGATTCTCGCTAACATGGCCGTAGCAGAGTATGCGGTCAAAAATGACATTCCTATCCTTTTCCGTAACCATACAGCCCGGAGCGCCACCCCTGAGCGGGAGGACTTGCTGAAGCTGCTCGAAAGCATAGCTGTCATCCCTGAGGTAAACATAGCTACAGTCAGGCATACCGCGTACATGATGCTCAATAGAGCGGAATATGGCCCCGTCATCCTGGGCCATTTCGGACTGAACCTCGGAGCGTATACCCATTTCACCTCGCCCATCCGAAGGTATGCTGATCTCGTTAACCACCAGCAGATCAGGGCATACATCCGGAACGAGCCCTTGCCCCATTCTAAAGAAGAGATTCAGGCAATTGCATCGCACATTAACCTGAAGCACCTTGAAAACGACAAGGCTAAAAGCGAGTACATGAAAGAAAAGGCGTATAAAGAAGCTGAGTTTGCCATCCTGAGGAACAGGATTGAGAATGCAAGCGATACAGATTTCGAGCGCATCACCAAATTTCTGATCCGCAAAGGGGGAGACTGCCCCGAGGCTTACCGCGATGTTTTCCAGAAACGCCTTGGCAAGTTGCCGATCATCTGCACAGGGCTGGTACTCCTGCAGGCCCCTGATGGCGAAAGATGGACTGAGCTTAAAAGAGCAGTGCTGGAAGAGTTAGCAACTGCGCCTCATCACGCAGTCTCAATCTTCGATATCGCACAACATATACCAGGTTGGCAGATGCCCATATATGAAGTGACCGAAACTGCCCGAGGCAACATACCGGTATTCACCGCCCTGAGCGCCATTAGAGTCGGTGACAGAGAGTACCAGTCCGCTGCATATGAGGACCTGACAAAGAAAGGCGCAATGCAGCGGGCATCCGTAGACCTGCTCGCAACTATTCTGGGCTTACCCACTCCTGACTTGAAGACCAAGGTAGCAGACCTGCCGGCCAGTAAGGGAGAAATGACAATTAACACGTCAAAAGACCCAATTTTTGCCCTGCAGGAATATTGTCAGGCAAAGAAACTTCCCTTGCCGGCTTATTCGTTTGAGACGGAAGGCTCGACCAACAAGCCGACCTTCACCTGTACCTGCACCTTTGGCTCCTCGACCAGCACCGGCCAAGCAGGAAAAAAGCAAAGGGCCAAAAGGTTAGCAGCTAGAGCGATGATATACACTTTAGTGTCCGGGAGTTGA
- a CDS encoding transglutaminase-like domain-containing protein, whose product MGRLKALIFIFLVFFLFLTAGCIDIDNLKEDLVADEVNKLIPEEAVPEEGFETIDVNATGSEESLESPVSQKIPEVPVYSEEKSRAVYSKEYRLLSLNFQRAIGSGEEKIGAEVFNITGKTSGYNIEDACDVFIYVNKNWHYRYDKNAEFFFGASQTIDSGYIGDCDDYCIVMSALLKNMGFNTRIVTAYNESYGHAYPELYIGDNMDTAYGILDYIAERYPYAENIWYSERVLEDGNLTQYWLNFDWSGSNGYMHPGGVYFQGAYIIYYPNGLIEF is encoded by the coding sequence ATGGGCCGTCTGAAGGCCTTAATATTTATATTCCTCGTTTTTTTTCTCTTCCTGACAGCCGGCTGCATAGATATTGATAACCTTAAAGAGGATCTTGTTGCCGATGAAGTGAATAAATTGATACCTGAGGAGGCTGTTCCGGAGGAAGGTTTTGAAACCATAGATGTTAATGCTACCGGAAGCGAGGAAAGCTTAGAAAGTCCGGTCTCTCAGAAGATACCTGAAGTGCCCGTATACTCCGAAGAGAAATCTCGTGCTGTTTATTCAAAAGAATACAGGCTGTTGTCTCTTAACTTCCAGAGAGCTATAGGCTCAGGAGAGGAAAAGATAGGTGCAGAGGTCTTCAATATCACAGGAAAAACTTCAGGGTATAACATAGAAGACGCCTGTGATGTTTTCATTTACGTAAACAAAAACTGGCATTACAGGTACGATAAAAATGCTGAGTTTTTCTTCGGGGCTTCACAGACCATCGACAGCGGGTATATAGGAGACTGCGATGACTATTGCATTGTTATGTCTGCTCTTTTGAAAAATATGGGCTTCAATACTAGAATAGTTACTGCGTATAATGAATCTTATGGTCACGCTTATCCTGAACTTTACATAGGGGATAACATGGATACTGCTTACGGTATACTGGATTATATCGCAGAACGATACCCCTATGCCGAAAATATCTGGTACTCAGAAAGGGTGCTTGAAGATGGGAATTTAACTCAGTACTGGCTTAACTTTGACTGGAGCGGGTCAAACGGATACATGCATCCAGGTGGCGTGTATTTTCAGGGAGCGTATATTATATACTACCCTAATGGTCTGATAGAGTTCTAA
- a CDS encoding DUF2267 domain-containing protein, with protein sequence MKDILEQLQWQSKNSAYEALRGTLHALRDRLPMEEAVQLAAQLPLVIKGMYYDGWTPRDKPEKFKKEEFARRVHEQFGLDSGVNPAEVIRGVLRVMYRHMGEGELRHVRNNMPADIQEWFPEEVRPPEQ encoded by the coding sequence CTGAAGGATATTCTTGAACAGTTACAATGGCAGAGTAAGAACAGTGCATATGAAGCTCTCAGGGGCACATTGCATGCACTCAGAGACAGACTTCCGATGGAAGAAGCAGTTCAGCTCGCAGCACAGCTGCCTCTTGTAATTAAAGGAATGTATTATGACGGCTGGACACCCAGGGATAAACCTGAGAAATTCAAAAAAGAGGAGTTTGCAAGAAGGGTGCACGAGCAGTTCGGGCTTGATTCAGGTGTAAATCCGGCTGAGGTTATCCGTGGGGTTTTGCGTGTCATGTACAGGCACATGGGTGAAGGTGAGCTCAGACATGTAAGGAACAATATGCCTGCAGATATCCAGGAATGGTTCCCTGAGGAGGTCAGGCCGCCGGAACAGTAA
- a CDS encoding cupin domain-containing protein has protein sequence MKGFSINIEEATLENENFRKVLYTSKHSQLVLMTLKPEEEIGMEVHEENDQFFRFEAGQGKCIIDGNEYELSDGVAVVVPAGAQHNVINTSKTEELKLYTIYSPAHHKDGIVRATKEEAEAHEAEFDGVTTE, from the coding sequence ATGAAAGGATTTTCTATTAATATCGAAGAAGCGACTCTGGAAAATGAGAATTTCCGCAAGGTGCTCTACACCTCAAAGCACAGTCAGCTGGTACTTATGACTCTCAAACCCGAGGAAGAAATCGGAATGGAAGTCCATGAGGAAAACGACCAGTTTTTCCGTTTTGAGGCAGGCCAGGGGAAGTGCATAATTGACGGCAACGAATACGAACTCAGTGACGGGGTCGCAGTTGTTGTGCCCGCCGGCGCCCAGCATAACGTCATTAACACTTCAAAAACCGAAGAGCTGAAACTCTATACGATATATTCTCCGGCACACCACAAGGACGGAATCGTGCGCGCCACAAAAGAAGAAGCCGAAGCCCATGAAGCCGAATTCGACGGAGTGACTACGGAATAA
- a CDS encoding alpha/beta fold hydrolase has protein sequence MAGSLDNPEILRASNLLANEIKGAKKIIICDSAHVPNMEKPEEFSGIVLNFLNHL, from the coding sequence ATGGCTGGTTCTCTTGATAATCCTGAAATCCTGCGTGCCTCTAACCTGCTTGCAAACGAAATTAAAGGAGCAAAAAAGATTATAATTTGCGATAGTGCCCATGTGCCAAATATGGAAAAACCTGAAGAATTCTCCGGGATTGTTCTGAATTTTCTGAATCATTTATGA
- a CDS encoding CapA family protein yields the protein MTIEKIISIFLCGDVMLGRGIDQILPHPGDPRIYEPYMKSAKGYVDIAEDKNGEIDKPVDYSYVWGDALKEFDNKKPDLKIINLETSVTSSRDYWKHKGIHYKLNPQNINVIKDAGIDFTSLANNHVLDWGYKGLDETIKTLSDAKIKFAGAGIDKSLAEKVAVFDLKRKGRVLIYSCGSITSGIPNEWSAESNRAGVNLIPDYSINTVRNIKEKFDAIRGKNDISIVSIHWGSNWGYRISKAHMEFAHNLIDLAGVNIVHGHSSHHPIGIEVYKNRLILYGCGDFINDYEGITGYEIYRDDLALMYFVDFDTDMGKISKLKIIPMQIKNFKLNYAGRNYAKWIKHVLNREGKAFDTEFKLLSDNSIELIIN from the coding sequence ATGACCATAGAAAAAATAATTTCAATTTTCCTATGCGGCGACGTTATGCTTGGAAGGGGGATTGACCAGATTCTGCCTCATCCGGGCGATCCGAGGATTTATGAGCCGTACATGAAGTCTGCAAAAGGATATGTGGATATTGCGGAAGATAAAAACGGCGAGATTGATAAACCCGTGGATTATTCATACGTCTGGGGAGACGCATTAAAGGAGTTTGACAATAAAAAACCGGATTTAAAGATCATAAATCTTGAAACAAGCGTAACATCAAGCAGGGATTACTGGAAACATAAAGGAATTCATTACAAGTTAAATCCTCAAAATATTAACGTAATAAAAGATGCTGGGATTGACTTTACTTCTCTTGCCAATAATCATGTCCTGGACTGGGGATATAAGGGGCTTGATGAAACCATTAAAACACTCAGCGATGCAAAAATAAAATTTGCAGGCGCAGGAATTGATAAGTCTTTAGCTGAAAAAGTTGCCGTGTTTGATTTAAAAAGGAAGGGAAGAGTTTTAATATATTCCTGTGGCTCAATTACAAGCGGCATTCCGAATGAATGGAGCGCTGAAAGTAACAGAGCCGGGGTAAATCTTATTCCCGATTATTCAATAAATACGGTCAGGAACATAAAAGAAAAATTCGACGCAATAAGAGGCAAGAATGATATTTCGATAGTATCAATCCACTGGGGCAGCAATTGGGGCTACAGAATATCCAAGGCTCATATGGAATTTGCACATAACCTTATCGATCTGGCAGGGGTAAACATAGTGCATGGCCATTCATCGCATCATCCAATAGGCATTGAGGTCTATAAAAATAGATTAATATTGTACGGATGCGGCGATTTTATAAATGATTATGAAGGGATAACAGGCTACGAAATATACAGAGACGACCTTGCCCTAATGTATTTTGTCGACTTTGACACTGACATGGGAAAGATCAGCAAATTAAAGATTATACCCATGCAGATAAAAAATTTTAAATTAAACTACGCAGGCCGTAATTACGCAAAATGGATAAAACATGTTTTAAACAGGGAAGGGAAGGCATTTGATACGGAATTTAAACTACTTAGCGATAATTCCATCGAACTTATAATAAATTGA
- a CDS encoding TolB family protein — MKNKRKLYSVTLASAFLVFVFLILISAAASAAQITKIGTGYDPAIYGNEVVWTNGVVIHLYNLTDGTDIKVSSSGASSPDIYDNKLVWHDESSGTPRLAVYDIPTATKTYITQDVDQYSKPAIYGDRIVWSANDSVYLMNMSTSTQTKIGNGSNPDIYDTKVVYYSYSEDPEADITIRMYDINTKEKVTVTSYGDPNIPHIWGTKVIWADVYNHQGYIAMYDTSTNETIDVTHQLDTDPDGNEYGASTGTHIAIQNDKIVYNKVVDDYEGKPGVYVYNITTGQNTLVYGYLEDVYTTPEVYNNTIVWGMDKNYVDGAESNDIYLYNFSEQHEISQ; from the coding sequence ATGAAAAATAAGAGAAAGCTATATTCGGTAACTTTAGCTTCAGCATTCCTGGTTTTTGTTTTTTTGATTTTAATCTCAGCCGCAGCTTCAGCGGCTCAAATTACGAAAATTGGCACAGGATACGATCCTGCTATTTATGGTAACGAGGTAGTATGGACAAATGGGGTTGTTATTCATCTATACAACCTGACCGACGGAACAGACATTAAGGTTAGCTCTTCTGGAGCATCCAGTCCAGATATTTACGACAACAAATTAGTGTGGCATGATGAAAGCAGCGGAACACCAAGGCTTGCTGTGTACGATATTCCTACAGCCACAAAAACTTACATTACACAGGACGTGGACCAATATAGCAAACCTGCTATTTACGGCGACAGAATAGTCTGGAGTGCAAATGATAGTGTGTATCTGATGAACATGTCTACATCCACACAAACTAAAATCGGAAACGGAAGTAATCCCGACATATATGACACAAAAGTGGTGTATTACTCATACTCAGAGGATCCAGAAGCAGATATAACTATCAGAATGTATGACATCAATACGAAGGAAAAAGTAACTGTCACTTCATATGGAGATCCAAATATACCTCATATTTGGGGTACTAAAGTAATCTGGGCTGACGTGTATAATCATCAGGGATATATTGCGATGTACGATACGTCAACAAATGAAACTATAGACGTTACGCATCAACTTGACACCGATCCAGATGGAAATGAATACGGAGCCAGTACAGGGACACATATTGCCATACAAAATGATAAAATTGTATACAATAAAGTTGTTGATGATTATGAAGGCAAACCTGGAGTATATGTATATAACATAACTACAGGACAAAACACATTGGTATACGGCTATCTTGAAGACGTTTATACGACCCCAGAAGTATACAATAACACTATTGTATGGGGAATGGACAAGAACTACGTTGATGGTGCGGAAAGCAATGATATCTATTTATATAATTTCTCAGAACAACATGAAATATCACAGTAA
- a CDS encoding acyltransferase family protein, with translation MINVTEKISYLDGLRGIAAVNVMIMHFFVALAPAMIYGSELPSHFGNLDHLFSTTPLGLIGAGNFSVCIFFVLSGYVLTQKFFKTRDNNVIINSAMRRYIRLFVPVFAAVMLSYLLASTGSYRYYIETMAVSAGSNYRGYWTFTPDILDAIKQAVWNSFFLGGTIHYNPVLWTMTIEFYGSMLVFTMALLFGSLRSRWTFYLASAVLFVNSYYLAFVIGMVFADVFNSKIPIFKTGNKIILSIVLISGLFLGSYPISPLTDGSLYGFLDNGFFETPKVTYHIIGAGMVLYVLLNSRDLQSIFSSRVPVFLGKISYSMYLVHFLVISSFTCALFLILYPVVSYGSAVLISCAISLLLIIPLSYLFYKHIDIAGIELSQLFYNRPAHSGTHDSTGYIKKGYLSSAIFTIYNKLFK, from the coding sequence GTGATAAACGTGACCGAGAAGATCAGCTATCTTGATGGGCTGCGCGGTATAGCTGCGGTTAATGTTATGATAATGCATTTCTTTGTCGCATTAGCCCCGGCGATGATCTATGGTAGTGAGCTGCCCTCGCATTTCGGAAATCTTGACCACCTCTTTTCGACCACACCACTGGGGTTAATTGGCGCGGGTAACTTTTCAGTGTGCATTTTCTTCGTCCTGAGCGGTTACGTATTAACCCAGAAATTTTTTAAAACAAGGGATAATAATGTAATTATAAACAGCGCAATGCGCCGATATATACGATTATTTGTCCCGGTATTTGCGGCAGTTATGTTATCGTACTTGTTAGCATCAACCGGATCATACCGTTATTATATTGAAACCATGGCAGTTTCCGCAGGCAGTAACTACCGCGGGTACTGGACGTTTACTCCTGATATCCTCGATGCAATTAAGCAGGCTGTATGGAACTCGTTTTTCTTGGGCGGTACTATTCACTATAACCCGGTTTTATGGACAATGACAATCGAATTTTACGGGTCTATGCTTGTTTTCACAATGGCGCTGCTTTTCGGGTCTCTACGCAGTCGATGGACATTCTATCTTGCTTCAGCCGTACTTTTCGTGAACTCTTACTATCTGGCTTTTGTAATAGGGATGGTTTTCGCAGATGTGTTCAACAGTAAGATCCCAATATTTAAAACAGGTAATAAAATAATACTATCTATTGTGTTGATATCGGGGCTGTTTTTAGGATCGTACCCTATAAGCCCTCTGACAGACGGTTCTTTATACGGATTTCTCGATAACGGCTTCTTCGAAACGCCAAAAGTAACCTATCATATCATAGGTGCAGGCATGGTATTGTATGTCTTATTGAATAGCCGGGATTTGCAAAGCATTTTTTCTTCCCGAGTGCCGGTATTCCTCGGCAAGATATCTTATTCTATGTATCTGGTACATTTCCTGGTGATAAGCAGTTTCACCTGTGCATTGTTCCTTATCCTGTACCCTGTAGTATCTTATGGTTCAGCTGTTTTAATTTCATGTGCCATATCCTTATTACTAATTATACCATTAAGCTATCTATTTTATAAGCATATAGACATTGCAGGCATAGAATTATCACAACTTTTTTATAATCGACCTGCCCATTCCGGCACACATGACAGCACCGGATATATAAAAAAAGGATATCTTTCAAGTGCTATTTTCACAATATATAATAAATTATTCAAATAA
- a CDS encoding Acg family FMN-binding oxidoreductase gives MPDMTELVQYAIMAPSGHNTQPWKFRIRENMISIFPDFSRRLPVVDPLDRELYISLGCALENLIIAAEHEGYRASVEHSFENGSISVNIEPADGIEPADNKASNDQLFNAISIRQSTRRQYGGRPIPEADMEKLASLPLEGGVSVLFVTDPEKIERIIGFVKEGNSIQMNDRNFMQELVSWVRFNEAEANLYRDGLSSKATGSPSSPRVIGKLFMKFFLNAREQSKKDEKHIRSSSALMAVLSKNNDMDSWINTGRSFERLALCATALGIKNAHINQPCEVPELKKKLQELLSAGNMHPQLLLRLGYAEPLPGSLRRPVSEVII, from the coding sequence ATGCCGGATATGACAGAACTTGTACAATATGCAATAATGGCTCCTTCGGGACATAATACACAGCCCTGGAAATTCAGGATACGGGAGAATATGATTAGTATTTTTCCTGATTTCTCAAGGAGACTTCCGGTCGTTGACCCTCTGGACAGGGAGTTGTATATAAGTCTCGGGTGTGCGTTAGAGAATTTGATAATAGCTGCCGAACATGAAGGGTACAGGGCATCGGTGGAACATTCTTTTGAAAATGGATCTATTTCTGTAAATATCGAGCCTGCAGATGGTATCGAGCCTGCAGACAACAAAGCCAGCAATGATCAGCTCTTCAATGCTATCTCAATAAGGCAGAGCACTCGAAGACAATATGGTGGAAGGCCCATTCCCGAAGCTGACATGGAAAAGCTTGCATCACTGCCATTAGAAGGAGGGGTATCCGTGCTTTTTGTGACAGATCCGGAAAAAATAGAAAGGATCATAGGATTTGTTAAGGAAGGTAACAGCATACAGATGAATGACAGGAATTTTATGCAGGAGCTGGTTTCGTGGGTAAGGTTTAACGAGGCTGAAGCAAACCTGTATCGCGACGGTCTTAGCTCAAAGGCTACAGGAAGCCCTTCGTCGCCTCGCGTGATAGGAAAACTGTTTATGAAATTCTTTTTGAACGCCAGGGAACAATCGAAAAAGGATGAAAAGCATATAAGAAGCTCGTCCGCATTGATGGCCGTACTGTCGAAAAACAATGACATGGATTCCTGGATCAATACGGGGCGTAGTTTCGAAAGGCTGGCACTATGCGCCACAGCTCTTGGTATAAAGAACGCTCATATCAATCAGCCATGTGAAGTGCCGGAGCTCAAAAAGAAGTTACAGGAATTATTGTCTGCAGGCAACATGCATCCCCAGCTTTTACTGCGCCTGGGATATGCGGAACCTCTTCCCGGATCTCTGAGGAGGCCTGTGTCCGAGGTTATCATCTGA
- a CDS encoding amino acid permease, protein MAPIETTERLGRSLGFFSTFAIGTGTMIGAGIFLLPGIAMANAGSGAIISFLLGGLISIATAISMTELATGMPSAGGSYYYISRTMGAAFGAVIGLGSWLALVFKGTFALIGLAEYSQVFYPLPIYLVAAVTGVLLLIINYRGAKSSGSLQNIIVVILLVILVIFIGKVSFMVKPDNFFPVASHGITSIITTTGIIFISYLGLAEASAVAEEVKNPSKNLPRAFIASAVIVTLFYVGIMAVVVGFSGSEGTASTVTPLADIAGLIAGDSGKLFIAFAALLATLSTANGAILSSSRFPFAMSRDALMPEWFVMIHKKYETPYNAILVTGSVMVALLFLFDIEQLARLGGAFNILIFILLNAAVIILRKRTLPGYEPTFRDPFFPFTQIFGVVGSLLLLPLLGGLPLLFSVLMIFAGAAWYMFYGKEKAMPAYNLFDLLENNVERVSPEPKPVGRVLVPVSNPGHERDLLKLADLLGNEIICLHVIEVPGQTSLQIAQEAYHEKQIEMDCRFQEDFEQYPAKFGNKREYIVAFDHRISNSIIEQAEIENADIIIMGWPGSKRFQYSFGDVTNDVLLSSKSQIALLKGHLPDNIKRILVAYNGRENSVYGLSLAKKIATNTGASMKIISIVSPDEDQDRKAKIAEELSELVKKIPSIPVSFKLLERYSVEDAILEVSNGYDLTIIGDSSERFKISLLGTLSQRIARHSRKPVMIVKKSKPISKESLNYLLKKSAKKVYERIRKEKDRA, encoded by the coding sequence ATGGCGCCGATTGAAACAACGGAAAGGCTGGGGCGCAGCCTGGGTTTTTTCTCAACTTTTGCAATAGGCACCGGGACAATGATAGGGGCAGGAATATTCCTTCTTCCCGGAATTGCCATGGCGAATGCAGGTTCAGGAGCAATAATTTCGTTTTTGCTTGGCGGGCTGATTTCCATAGCCACAGCCATCAGTATGACAGAGCTGGCAACAGGCATGCCTTCAGCAGGCGGGAGCTATTACTATATCAGCAGAACTATGGGAGCCGCATTCGGTGCAGTAATCGGTCTCGGCTCCTGGCTGGCACTGGTGTTTAAAGGCACTTTTGCCCTAATAGGACTTGCAGAGTACTCTCAGGTCTTTTATCCCCTGCCGATCTATCTGGTAGCGGCTGTTACAGGAGTGCTCCTTTTAATAATTAATTACCGCGGGGCAAAAAGCAGTGGTTCCCTGCAAAATATTATCGTCGTGATTTTGCTGGTAATACTGGTTATATTCATTGGCAAAGTATCTTTCATGGTTAAGCCGGATAATTTCTTCCCGGTAGCTTCACATGGGATAACCTCGATAATCACTACAACAGGGATCATTTTCATCTCTTATCTTGGACTGGCAGAAGCTTCTGCTGTCGCTGAAGAGGTGAAAAATCCGTCAAAGAACTTGCCGAGGGCTTTCATCGCTTCAGCGGTTATAGTAACCCTGTTCTATGTAGGCATAATGGCTGTAGTCGTAGGTTTCTCAGGTTCTGAAGGGACTGCATCAACAGTCACTCCACTGGCAGATATTGCAGGCTTGATTGCAGGCGATTCCGGGAAACTATTTATTGCCTTTGCCGCCCTGCTTGCAACGCTTTCAACAGCTAATGGAGCCATACTGTCATCTTCCAGGTTCCCTTTCGCAATGAGCAGAGACGCACTGATGCCAGAATGGTTTGTCATGATCCATAAAAAATATGAGACTCCTTACAATGCCATCCTGGTTACAGGGTCTGTAATGGTCGCGCTTCTGTTTTTGTTTGATATAGAGCAGCTGGCAAGACTGGGCGGAGCTTTTAACATTTTGATATTCATTCTGCTGAATGCGGCAGTAATTATCCTGAGGAAACGTACTCTGCCCGGATATGAACCGACGTTTCGCGATCCCTTTTTCCCTTTCACACAGATCTTCGGGGTGGTGGGGAGCTTACTGCTGTTGCCTCTTCTTGGCGGTTTACCTTTATTGTTTTCCGTCTTGATGATATTTGCCGGAGCAGCCTGGTACATGTTCTATGGAAAAGAGAAGGCTATGCCAGCATACAACCTCTTTGACCTGCTGGAGAATAATGTCGAGAGAGTGAGCCCTGAACCAAAGCCTGTTGGCAGGGTACTTGTACCGGTTTCAAATCCTGGACATGAACGGGACCTTCTTAAACTGGCAGACCTCCTGGGCAATGAGATTATCTGCCTGCATGTAATCGAAGTTCCGGGTCAGACCAGCTTGCAGATAGCTCAGGAAGCCTACCATGAGAAACAGATAGAGATGGACTGCCGTTTTCAGGAAGACTTTGAGCAGTATCCTGCAAAGTTCGGAAATAAAAGGGAGTACATTGTTGCTTTCGACCACAGGATCTCAAACTCAATTATTGAACAGGCTGAAATAGAGAATGCTGATATAATTATAATGGGCTGGCCCGGATCAAAGAGGTTCCAGTACTCTTTCGGAGATGTAACAAACGATGTTCTCCTGTCCTCGAAAAGCCAGATTGCTCTCTTAAAAGGACACCTGCCTGACAATATTAAAAGGATCCTTGTAGCCTATAATGGAAGAGAAAATTCCGTATACGGGCTTTCTCTGGCAAAAAAGATTGCTACAAATACAGGCGCTTCAATGAAAATAATTAGTATTGTCAGCCCTGACGAAGACCAGGACAGGAAGGCAAAAATTGCTGAAGAACTTTCAGAGCTGGTCAAAAAGATTCCTTCGATACCTGTAAGTTTCAAACTGCTCGAAAGGTATTCTGTCGAGGACGCCATACTTGAGGTTTCAAACGGTTATGACCTGACAATTATCGGGGACTCGAGCGAGAGATTCAAGATCTCTTTACTTGGGACTCTCTCGCAGAGGATTGCCAGGCACTCCAGAAAACCGGTAATGATAGTTAAAAAATCAAAACCGATCTCAAAAGAAAGCCTGAACTACCTGCTGAAAAAGTCTGCTAAAAAGGTCTATGAAAGGATCAGGAAAGAGAAAGACAGGGCCTAA